In one window of Echeneis naucrates chromosome 17, fEcheNa1.1, whole genome shotgun sequence DNA:
- the LOC115057202 gene encoding phosphatidylinositol 4-phosphate 5-kinase type-1 gamma-like, with amino-acid sequence MEPRTAETGDDGSSNEAAAADLCLQLGPGDTDSARKAQITEMPSPFGTGQAHEKKIGHRRVDASGETTYKKTTSSALKGAIQLGIGYTVGNLSSKPERDVLMQDFYVVESIFFPSEGSNLTPAHHFPDFRFKTYAPVAFRYFRELFGIRPDDYLYSLCNEPLIELTNPGASGSIFYVTRDDEFIIKTVQHKEAEFLQKLLPGYYMNLNQNPRTLLPKFFGLYCVQCGGKNIRIVVMNNILPRSVQMHLKFDLKGSTYKRRASKKEREKSKPTFKDLDFLSDIPDGLTLDQDTYNALVKTLQRDCLVLESFKIMDYSLLLGVHNKTQAQRESQSQGSPTAGGDEKRPTAQRALYSTAMESIQGGSTCRDMLDHDDTMGGIPAVGGKGERLLLFIGIIDILQSYRLIKKLEHSWKSLIHDGDTVSVHRPGFYAERFYKFCSTIVFRKNCSLRSSPSKRGRGALSVSKSSAGTGSAGQRPSLSDERQENLDNLENLRGVRSFPVLEDNGREPPCTPPSFEDATTASIATTLSSNNSLPTTPFDTPEHPRFRRQLHSPSVVRSPKEIVEVHGERQDTITVEVELSKIPKSTELTQMTEMSSSSHLSPDHQPQAFASSTPPSVSPSSAYSSTTLPLSFASSASSAQSAVQCSATLSSSIRPSTKPLTSPTAVQCATLSPHSISSSPAKSAAATSASTLPPASAFTPICPPSPNASTQRSSHHLPSTPPSSVPPSPQVPQRAPRTSCNQLSVSSSHNSLDGEVQVSDIYFYADGRYWVYSPVLGRRKLNSSSSYNTQDDRSWVYSPLHLDSESRRGSDGES; translated from the exons ATTCAGCTAGGAAGGCTCAGATAACAGAG ATGCCATCCCCATTTGGAACGGGCCAAGcccatgagaaaaaaattggcCACAGGAGAGTAGATGCCTCTGGAGAGACAACGTACAAGAAG ACCACCTCCTCTGCCCTGAAAGGCGCCATCCAGCTGGGTATTGGATATACTGTGGGTAACCTCAGTTCCAAGCCGGAGAGAGATGTGTTGATGCAGGACTTTTATGTGGTGGAAAGCATATTCTTCCCCAG TGAAGGCAGTAACCTCACACCAGCCCACCACTTCCCAGACTTCAGATTTAAAACCTACGCTCCGGTGGCCTTCCGCTATTTCCGAGAGCTGTTTGGGATCCGACCAGATGACTACTTG TACTCTCTCTGTAATGAGCCGCTGATCGAGCTGACAAACCCAGGAGCTAGCGGTTCCATATTCTATGTAACTCGCGACGACGAGTTTATCATCAAAACTGTTCAGCACAAGGAAGCTGAGTTTTTACAGAAACTCCTTCCTGGATACTATATG AATCTGAACCAGAACCCCCGGACTCTGCTGCCAAAGTTTTTTGGTCTCTACTGCGTCCAGTGTGGGGGAAAGAATATCAGAATTGTTGTGATGAACAATATTTTACCACGCTCTGTACAAATGCACCTCAAGTTCGACCTGAAGGGCTCCACATATAAACGACGTGCTTccaagaaggaaagagagaagtcCAAGCCTACTTTTAAAGACCTGGACTTTTTGAGTGACATTCCTGACGGCCTCACTTTGGACCAAGACACATACAATGCTCTGGTCAAAACGCTGCAAAGAGACTGTCTG gTTTTGGAGAGTTTTAAGATTATGGACTACAGTTTGTTGCTCGGGGTCCACAACAAGACCCAAGCACAGAGAGAATCTCAGTCCCAGGGCTCCCCCACTGCCGGTGGGGATGAGAAAAGACCTACAGCCCAGAGAGCCTTATATTCCACTGCCATGGAATCTATACAGGGAGGCTCCACATGCAGGGACATGCTAGATCACGATGACAC tATGGGTGGTATTCCAGCTGTTGGTGGTAAAGGAGAACGCCTCCTGCTGTTCATTGGGATCATTGACATTCTGCAGTCGTACAG ACTGATTAAGAAGCTGGAGCACTCTTGGAAGTCCCTTATCCATGACGGG GACACAGTGTCAGTTCATAGACCTGGTTTCTATGCTGAGAGGTTCTACAAATTCTGTAGCACTATTGTCTTCAGAAAGAACTGCT CCTTGCGATCGTCTCCGTCTAAAAGGGGCCGCGGGGCTCTCTCCGTGTCCAAGTCCAGTGCTGGGACTGGTTCAGCTGGGCAGCGTCCCTCACTGAGTGATGAGAGGCAGGAAAACTTGGACAACTTGGAAAACCTACGAGGAGTTCGCAGCTTCCCTGTTCTGGAGGACAATG GAAGAGAACCGCCCTGCACTCCTCCTTCATTTGAAGATGCCACCACAGCTTCCATTGCTACCACACTTTCCTCTAACAACTCCTTACCTACCACCCCCTTCGATACACCAGAGCACCCACGCTTCAGGAGACAATTACACTCACCAAGTGTGGTCAG GTCACCAAAAGAAATAGTTGAGGTTCATGGGGAAAGGCAGGACACCATAACAGTGGAGGTGGAGCTCAG TAAAATCCCCAAAAGCACAGAGCTCACACAGATGACAGAAATGAGCTCGAGCAGCCATCTGTCACCTGATCATCAGCCCCAAGCCTTCGCTTCATCCACCCCTCCCTCTGTTAGTCCATCCTCAGCATATTCCTCCACtaccctccctctttcctttgcCTCTTCTGCCTCCTCTGCTCAATCAGCTGTACAGTGTTCTGCCACACTTTCTTCGTCCATTCGTCCATCCACCAAGCCGCTCACCTCTCCCACAGCTGTGCAGTGTGCGACTCTCTCACCTCACTCTATCTCCAGTTCACCTGCAAAATCCGCCGCTGCCACCTCAGCCTCCACGCTCCCTCCCGCCTCAGCGTTTACTCCCATCTGCCCGCCATCTCCTAACGCCTCCACCCAGAGATCCTCTCACCATCTCCCCTcgacccctccctcctctgttccTCCGAGCCCTCAGGTGCCTCAGCGGGCTCCACGAACATCATGTAATCAACTGTCTGTGTCCAGCAGCCACAACTCATTGGATGGGGAGGTGCAAGTGTCCGACATCTACTTT TATGCAGATGGCAGATATTGGGTGTATTCTCCAGTTCTTGGCCGTCGTAAGCTAAACTCTAGCTCAAGTTACAAT ACTCAGGATGATCGGAGCTGGGTGTACTCTCCTCTGCACCTGGACTCAGAATCCAGAAGAGGCTCAGATGGGGAGAGTTAG